Below is a window of Paremcibacter congregatus DNA.
CGAATATATGGCCATTGACCATTTCGGCATCACGGCCCCGGGGGAAAGCTGGAAAGCCATTGAGGACGGCCGTATCGCGATGGACGGCGAAATTCCAATCAATCCCAGCGGCGGCCTCATTGGCTGCGGCCATCCGGTGGGCGCCACCGGCGTACGGATGCTGTTGGACGCCTGCAAGCAGGTCAGCGACACGGCGGGAAATTATCAGGTGGCCGGCGCGCGACGCGTCCAGACCCTTAATATCGGCGGCAGCGGCACCACGTCTGTCAGCTTTATTGTCAGCAAAGATTAATCTTCAGGAAGTACACCTTATGGAAGCCTATATTATTGATGCGGTGCGCAGCCCCAGAGGCGCCGCCCGCGACTGGGGAGCGCTTGCCCAGACCAAACCCATTGAACTTCTACGGCAGCTCTTCGTCGCACTGGAACAGCGGACTGACCTTGATACGGCTCTCGTCGAAGATATCATCCTGGGCTGCGTCAGCCAAACCGGCGAACAAGGCGGCAATCTCGCCAAAATCGCGGCGCTTTATGCCGGATGGAACTCCAATATATCCGGTCAGACCGTCAACCGTTTCTGCACCTCTGGCCTCACCGCCTGCTCTACCGCCGCGGCAAAGATCATGGCGGGCATAGAAGATATCGTGGTGGCCGGCGGGATTGAGTCCATGTCGCGGGTGGCGATGTTTTCCGACAAAGGGCCCTGGTATAGCGACAAACAGGTGATGGCGCAGACCAAATTCATTCATATGGGCATTTCGGGTGACCTGATCGCGACACAGGAGGGCTTCCGTCGCGAAGACGTTGACGCCTATGCCCTGCGCTCGCAACGAAACGCCGCCCGGGCCCGGGATGCCGGTTATTTCGATCGCTCGATCATTGCGATCACGGATGCCGAAGGCCAGATGATCCTGGATAAAGACCAGATCATCCGCGCAGACACCACCCTTGAGAAACTCGCGAGCCTGGAGCCAAGTTTTGCCGCAATAGGCGCTCAGGGACTGGACGCCATCGCGCTGCAGACCTACCCTGAGCTGGAGGCCATCAACCATGTACATCATGGAGGAAACTCTCCGGGCATGGTCGATGGCGCCGCCTTGCTCCTTTTCGCCTCCGCCGCACAGGTAGAAGCACACAAACTGACCCCCCGCGCCCGGATTATCAGTATGGCCAACGCCAGCGTCGAGCCCGTGGTGATGCTGACGGCAGGACAGATGGCAGCAAAAAAAACGCTCGCCAAGGCGCGCCTCACACCAGAAGATATCGACCTATATGAGGTTAACGAAGGCTTCGCCGCCGTGGCGCTCAAATTTCAGCGTGATTTCAACCTCCGGGATGATCAGTTCAACGTCAACGGCGGCGCCATCGCCATGGGCCACCCTTTAGGCGCCAGCGGGGCGATCCTGTTAAATAGCCTGCTCGACGAACTGGAACGTCAGAATAAAAAACGTGGTCTGGTGGCCCTTTGCGGCGGTGCCGGTGTCGGTGAAGCCATGATTATCGAGACCTTATCTTAAGAAATACCGGCACCTCCTTGCCCTCTTCAATAAAGAAACCCGGCCCGGCGATTAAATCACCGGACCGAGCTAAAATGTTCACAAAGGTATATTTGAGCTTTGCTTATTTGGCCTTTCGCGGCTTATCAAACACTTTCGAGAAAAACAAACTGTTCATAAACAGTTTATTGGTGCCATAAAAGTAAGCCCGGAAATTGGGATTGTCCGTAAACAGAACAACACTTCCCTTGCCATGGCGTTCCGCCAGCAGCATGGTCTTACCCGCCAGCTTCTTCTGGTTCTTCTCAGAAGCATAGCCGCTCAACAGGGCGTTCTCCTTAATCCGCACCACCGTCGCATACGGGTTTTTCGGCGCATCAAATGCAAGCAGCGTATTACGGTGACTGGCGATATCGCGATCCGATACACCATAGCCAATCGGGTGAGTAATATCGAGATCACCGGCCATAACCGCGCCGCCAATGATGTCCTGAACCTCGTTCATGACCTTGTCACCATACAACAGACGCTCTGGTGCTGTTGATGTTTTGTCAGCCGCCTCTTTCTTCGCATCTTTCTTGGCGTCCTTTTTGTCCGCCAGCAGACTGTCATAGGCCCATTTCGCCCCCTGACGATGGGCCACCAATGTGCCGCCCTGCTTGACCCAGTTGTTGATCTGATCGGCGACTTTGCCTTTCAGGTCTTTGTGATTGCCGCCCACCAGAATGACATGGGTGAAATTTGCAAGATTGATCTTGGCAAGATTCTGCTTGTCAATCATCGTGACCGGCATTTTCATACGCTTGTCAAGCAAATGCCAGACTTCACCGGCATCATATGATGCAATGCCTTCCCCGGTCAGAAGCAGAACTTTTGGTGCTTTCAGCACTGAAAAAGACAAGCTGCCGAGATCCATGCCTTGGGTCGGCGTATGGACACTGCCGACGCTGTGTATCTTGACACCGTCTTCCTGGGCGATCTGCGTCATGATTTTATGCAGGTCCTGATCAGAATGACCGCCTTGTCTGCCGACCGGCACCATAATGCTGCCCCGGTCCATTTTCTGAATGCCCTCGGCGGTTTCTATTTCAAACGGTTTTGTCGCGACCCGGGGCAGATAACCGGCATTTTGCAAGCGATAAAGCGCTTTGGGCGCATAGTAGTTATGCCAGGAGAAAAGATAACCCGAACCGGCCTTCTCGGGCACAGGCGCCGCCACCGGTTTTGGTGTTCCCAATATCTCTCCGGCGATGTTCTTGCCTGAAACTTCTGCGTAATCCAGATCGAACGCCAGAGGCAAGGTCCAGCCGGACACATCGTAGAAAGTATTATTTTCAAACGTCGTGATTTTACCAAACAGGCCTTTGATCAACCGATACTGCGCCTGATTGGTTTCCACCAGATAGGATTGGCCGGCCCTGAACAGTTTCTTATTAACTGTGACATCTTTCGTGGTGCGTTTCACCGCAATCTGATGCCGGTTCAATAGGTCAAGCGCATGATAAATCCGCGCCGGGTCTTTCGGTGCCGCAAAAATATACCCTTTCACCTTGTCCTTTGCCGCAAGTTCCCGGGTTTCCGCCCCAAAACTCTTTTGAAATTTCAGTAATTCCGGCCGTAATTCTACCCCGGCGCGCACAATTTCAAGACTGGTGCGATAATGGGTGCGAATATTGTCCCGGAAAGAGACCACACCGTAATCGCTGTCCTTAAAGCCATCACTATGAGCCTGCTCGAACAGAACCCCGACAGTTCCGTGCACATGCGGATAAGTAGAGCCCTTGCCGAGATAGAAATTATCATAGCCTTCTTCACTGAAGTACAGCCGCTGTTCGCCGTCCATAAAGGCCCGCGGACGGTCCGCGACCTTATCCAGCAGCGCCATTGATTTTTGTGGAATCAGCGGGTGGGTGCGATCCGCCGCCCCGGGGTGGAAATAATAGGTTTTATCCGTCGCCATCTCATGATAATCGGCGTTGATATTCGGCCGCCATTGGTGAAATTTTTCTACCCAACCCTTGGCTTCCGGATGCTGCAACAACAACCACTGACGATTCAGATCGAACCAGTAATGATTGGTACGCCCGCCCGGCCAGAAGGTGTTATGCAGACGATGATCCGGATTGGTCACCGGTACATCCGCGCCATGCATATGGTTCCAGGCCGACTGGCGGCTGCTGCCATCGGGATTAAAGGAGGCAATCACAAGAATTACCGATTTCTTCAGTGTTTTTTCAATCTCAGGCCCTTCGGCCGCCGCAAGGTGATATACGACCGGCAAAACGGCGTCGGTGGAACTGACTTCCGCCCCATGCACCCCGTAATTGAGCCATGTCACCACCGGCATGTCATCAGGAATACTCGCCGGGGCATCTTTACCGCGCAAGGCGTTGTGAGCCTCGCGAATATCGTCAATGCGCGCATGGTTTTCCGGTGATGTGATGGTTAGCATCACAATCGGGCGACCCTCATGGCTATAGGCGATAACTTCCGAGGTAACCCTGTCCGAGATATTGGCCACATCCGTCAAGTAGCGTACCAGCAAATCGTTGCGGGCGACCCGATGGCCGAGTGGATGACCGATCATCGTCGCCGGCTTCGGAATGGCGGCATTGAATTTTACCGTTTCCGGATAGAAGGGTTTATCAAAATCCGCCTGCGCCTGAAGCTGACCTGGGACAATGCCCGAGAAAGTACCACACATCAGGCCTAAAATGGCCAGTTTCCTGAGTCCAAAATGTTTCCTGAGACCAAAATCCTTCATAATATTCCTTTTCATTTTTGACTTTATTTCACCAACCACTCTTAGTGATTTTTACGTAGAGCTTTCCCAGCCAAATCACCGGTAAAACGACCCTCCTCTATGACGACCTTGCCGCCCAAAAGGACCCACTGCATACCTTCTGTCAGCTGTTCCGGATGCGCAAAATCTGCTTTTGGCCGGTATTTTTCCGGATCAAGAATAATCACATCCGCAACATATCCCGGACGCAAATAGCCGCGCCCCTTCAGACCGAAAACATCCGCCACCTGCCCGGCGCTATGGTAGACAAACTCAGACAGAGTTAAAAGTTTTTCTCCCACGACATAATCGGCGTATTTCTTTGGATAGCTGGCAAATTTTCGCGGGTGTCCCGTACTGCCATCCGACGACGTCATCACCCAGGGCTGGGTCATAAAGCGCCTGATATCCTCAGGCGCCATATTGAAAGACGCCACCCGGGCATTTCCCTCCTGAATGATCCATAACGCCGTATCTATGGCTGACTCATCGCGGGTCTTGGCGATTTCCGCCAATGTCCTGTTTACCAGATCCGGCTTTTCCTTATCCGTGATCAACACGGCTTCGGCCCCGCCGCGACGGCGAAGATTCTCGGTCATTTCTTCCCGTATCCGCTTGCTCAAAGAGGGATCCTGAAGGCGCGCCTGATATGCATCCTTGGACCCCGCCATCACCCAGCGTGGCATCAGGGCACCGGCAACGCTGGTGCCTGAGGCACGCCAGGGATATTGGTCCGCCGTGACTTTCAGCCCCTCTGCCTGCGCCTTTTCAACCAGTTGAACAATATCACGGCTCTGACCCCAGACATCAACGCCCAGCGCCTTGATATGGGCAACATGCACCGCGATACCTGTCTGGCGGGCGATATCGATCACCTCAGAAACCGCCGCCTTCAAGCCGATGGAATAACTGCTTTCATCGCGGATATGGCTGTCATACATCCCGCCGTGATCCGCTGCCACCTGGGCCAGGGCCACAACTTCATCGGTTGCGGCATAAGACCCGGGGACATAATACAACCCTGTTGACAAACCCAGGGCGCCATCCTGCATCGCGCGGGCGACATATGACTTCATTTGCGCCAGTTCTTCGGAAGTCGGCGCACGATCCGCCCGTCCCATAACCGCCGCGCGCACCGCCCCGTGACCAACATAGGTCGCCACATTGGTGCCGATGCCGTCGCTTTCGAAGCGGCTCAGTTTCTCACCAACATCAACGGCACCGCCCCCGTCGTTGCCGATAAACACAGTTGTAACCCCCTGGGTCAGGTAATTCAGGTTGGCTTTCCGTTCGGGGCTGCTCAATTCGGCGCCCGCATGGGTATGGGGATCAATAAAACCGGGGGCGACAACCATGCCGGTTGCGTCAATTACTTTGTCCGCCTGCAGCGTCTCATCCAGATGCGGCCCGACTGCATGAATACGACCATCTTTGATGGCCACCTGAAGAAGAGCCGCTTTTTCTTGCCCCCCTTCAACAAACAATCCGCCTTTGATAAGAGTATCGACAGTTTCCCGCGCCTGCGCCGCCGGTACTGAACTCAGGCAGAAAAGACACATAACACATAATGTCCACAGGACGGATGCCCGTCTCTGGGTCAGGAGAAAATTCGAAAATCGGGATCGTTCAATCACTATAAATACTTTCCGGTTAAGAGAGCTCTGGCAGGGATGACGTCACAGTCTGAATATTTATGATGTGGGAACGTGGTTCCCGTCACACGTGATCGTTTCCCTATTCATGGCATCGGTTTCGTCGGGGATGAACAATGGAGTGTAAGGGCAATATAAAATTCTGTCGAATATATTAAAATAGGTACGCCATAACAAAAAGTTATACTCTGGGGGAAGGCTGCGGCTCGTCAGCCTCATCCCCAGAGGTAAGTTCTATTTCTTACGATAATCAAGAGGTGGTTTACGGTCCCCCAGCAAAGCCTTGTAGGTAAAGCCAGGCCCGCGGCGTTTTTCCATTTCCGCCTTGGCAGCGGCCACAAGTGTCGGCGTCT
It encodes the following:
- a CDS encoding acetyl-CoA C-acetyltransferase; its protein translation is MEAYIIDAVRSPRGAARDWGALAQTKPIELLRQLFVALEQRTDLDTALVEDIILGCVSQTGEQGGNLAKIAALYAGWNSNISGQTVNRFCTSGLTACSTAAAKIMAGIEDIVVAGGIESMSRVAMFSDKGPWYSDKQVMAQTKFIHMGISGDLIATQEGFRREDVDAYALRSQRNAARARDAGYFDRSIIAITDAEGQMILDKDQIIRADTTLEKLASLEPSFAAIGAQGLDAIALQTYPELEAINHVHHGGNSPGMVDGAALLLFASAAQVEAHKLTPRARIISMANASVEPVVMLTAGQMAAKKTLAKARLTPEDIDLYEVNEGFAAVALKFQRDFNLRDDQFNVNGGAIAMGHPLGASGAILLNSLLDELERQNKKRGLVALCGGAGVGEAMIIETLS
- a CDS encoding N-acyl-D-amino-acid deacylase family protein: MIERSRFSNFLLTQRRASVLWTLCVMCLFCLSSVPAAQARETVDTLIKGGLFVEGGQEKAALLQVAIKDGRIHAVGPHLDETLQADKVIDATGMVVAPGFIDPHTHAGAELSSPERKANLNYLTQGVTTVFIGNDGGGAVDVGEKLSRFESDGIGTNVATYVGHGAVRAAVMGRADRAPTSEELAQMKSYVARAMQDGALGLSTGLYYVPGSYAATDEVVALAQVAADHGGMYDSHIRDESSYSIGLKAAVSEVIDIARQTGIAVHVAHIKALGVDVWGQSRDIVQLVEKAQAEGLKVTADQYPWRASGTSVAGALMPRWVMAGSKDAYQARLQDPSLSKRIREEMTENLRRRGGAEAVLITDKEKPDLVNRTLAEIAKTRDESAIDTALWIIQEGNARVASFNMAPEDIRRFMTQPWVMTSSDGSTGHPRKFASYPKKYADYVVGEKLLTLSEFVYHSAGQVADVFGLKGRGYLRPGYVADVIILDPEKYRPKADFAHPEQLTEGMQWVLLGGKVVIEEGRFTGDLAGKALRKNH
- a CDS encoding M14 family zinc carboxypeptidase; the encoded protein is MKDFGLRKHFGLRKLAILGLMCGTFSGIVPGQLQAQADFDKPFYPETVKFNAAIPKPATMIGHPLGHRVARNDLLVRYLTDVANISDRVTSEVIAYSHEGRPIVMLTITSPENHARIDDIREAHNALRGKDAPASIPDDMPVVTWLNYGVHGAEVSSTDAVLPVVYHLAAAEGPEIEKTLKKSVILVIASFNPDGSSRQSAWNHMHGADVPVTNPDHRLHNTFWPGGRTNHYWFDLNRQWLLLQHPEAKGWVEKFHQWRPNINADYHEMATDKTYYFHPGAADRTHPLIPQKSMALLDKVADRPRAFMDGEQRLYFSEEGYDNFYLGKGSTYPHVHGTVGVLFEQAHSDGFKDSDYGVVSFRDNIRTHYRTSLEIVRAGVELRPELLKFQKSFGAETRELAAKDKVKGYIFAAPKDPARIYHALDLLNRHQIAVKRTTKDVTVNKKLFRAGQSYLVETNQAQYRLIKGLFGKITTFENNTFYDVSGWTLPLAFDLDYAEVSGKNIAGEILGTPKPVAAPVPEKAGSGYLFSWHNYYAPKALYRLQNAGYLPRVATKPFEIETAEGIQKMDRGSIMVPVGRQGGHSDQDLHKIMTQIAQEDGVKIHSVGSVHTPTQGMDLGSLSFSVLKAPKVLLLTGEGIASYDAGEVWHLLDKRMKMPVTMIDKQNLAKINLANFTHVILVGGNHKDLKGKVADQINNWVKQGGTLVAHRQGAKWAYDSLLADKKDAKKDAKKEAADKTSTAPERLLYGDKVMNEVQDIIGGAVMAGDLDITHPIGYGVSDRDIASHRNTLLAFDAPKNPYATVVRIKENALLSGYASEKNQKKLAGKTMLLAERHGKGSVVLFTDNPNFRAYFYGTNKLFMNSLFFSKVFDKPRKAK